The genomic region TGACCAGCAGCGCTTCGTCGAACGAGCTCCACGCGTTGGCGGATGCCCGCTCCTCCGGCTGGCCGGCCGTTCCGACGAGCGCGTGGTCGCGTGCGACCCACGCGGTCGTCACACCGCCGGCCGACGCCAACTGCACGTCGTAGCGCGAGCCGTCGATGCCGGGCTCGAGGAGCGCGGCGATCTGGGCGACCGGCGTGTAGCGCCACGTCGCCTCGCGGCCGGTGACCGCGTCGAAGTCGGCGACGTCGGTGGACTTGAAGCGCTCGGATCGGGTCTGGACGGGAACGAACCTGGGTTCGGTCTCAGTGATCGTCATCGTCAGCCCACAGATCCTTCCATGCCCATCTCGATGAGCTTGTTGAGTTCGAGCGCGTACTCCATGGGGAGCTCGCGGGCGATCGGCTCGATGAATCCGCGCACGATCATGGCCATCGCCTCGTCTTCGGGCATGCCGCGGCTCATCAGGTAGAAGAGCTGCTCCTCGCTCACGCGCGACACCGTCGCCTCGTGGCCGAGCTGCACGTCGTCGACACGGATGTCGATGGCCGGGTAGGTGTCGCTGCGCGAGATGGTGTCGACCAGCAGCGCGTCGCACCGCACGGTGTTCGCCGCGTGGTGGGCATCCTTCTCGACCCGCACCTCGCCGCGGTACCCCGCGCGTCCGCCGCCTCTGGCGATGGACTTGGAGACGATCGAGGACTGCGTGTGCGGCGCCATGTGGATCATCTTGGCGCCGGCATCCTGATGCTGGCCGGGGCCGGCGAAGGCCACGGAGAGCGTCTCGCCCTTGGCGTGCTCCCCCGCCAGGTAGATCGACGGGTACTTCATGGTCACCTTGGAACCGATGTTGCCGTCGATCCACTCCATGGTGGCGCCTTCGTGTGCGATGGCACGCTTGGTGACCAGGTTGTAGACGTTGTTCGACCAGTTCTGGATGGTCGTGTAGCGAACTCGGGCGTTCTTCTTGACGATGATCTCGACGACCGCGGAGTGCAGCGAGTCCGACTTGTAGATCGGCGCCGTGCAGCCCTCGATGTAGTGCACGTAGCTGTCTTCGTCGGCGATGATCAGCGTGCGCTCGAACTGACCCATGTTCTCCGTGTTGATGCGGAAATAGGCCTGCAGCGGGATCTCCACGTGCACGCCCTTCGGCACGTAGACGAAGGAGCCGCCCGACCAGACGGCCGTGTTCAGTGACGCGAACTTGTTGTCGCCGGCAGGGATGACCGTGCCGTAGTACTCCTCGAAGAACTCGGGATGCTCCTTGAGCGCGGTGTCGGTGTCGAGGAAGATCACGCCCTGGGCCTCGAGGTCCTCACGGATCTGGTGGTAGACGACCTCCGACTCGTATTGCGCGGCCACACCGGCCACGAGGCGCTGACGCTCCGCCTCCGGGATGCCGAGCTTCTCGTACGTGTTGCGGATGTCTTCCGGCAGGTCTTCCCAGCTCTGCGCCTGCTTCTCCGTGGAGCGCACGAAGTATTTGATGTTGTCGAAGTCGATCTCGGAGAGATCGGCTCCCCAGGTCGGCATCGGTTTGCGCTGGAAGAGCTGGAGCGCCTTGAGGCGGCGCTGGAGCATCCATTCCGGCTCGTTCTTGAGGGCGGAGATGTCGCGGACCACCTCGTCGGAGAGACCGCGTCGGGCACTCGCCCCCGCCACGTCTGAATCGGCCCAGCCGAACTCGTACTGGCCGAGGCCGGCGAGCTCAGGACGGTCGATGAGAACGTCTGACATTGTGATTACCTCGTTTTCCTGCCGCCCGTAACCGGCTTCAGACCGGCTCCGACCACGATTCGTGCCAGCGCGGGTCGCTGGCACCGAGGCACGGATTGTGCGGATGGCGATGGAGTGGCAACGGTGCACTCCCTGAACCACTCGATTCTACAGGGAGCGACGCACCCCAGGGAGAATGCTCAGTCGTCGCTCGGGCCGTAGGCCTGTGCGATGTCTCGCGACGATCCCCATCTGGCGCCCGCCGGCTCGCCCGTCGGCCAGCCATCGGGGGAATCCTGCCAGGCCTCTCGCCTGCCGTACGGCAGCAGATCGATGAGCGGAAACGTGTACGCGAGCTGCTCTGTGCCACGGCCGTCGGTGTGCCACGTGCGGTAGACGTCGTCACCGTCGCGAAGGAAGACGTTGACGGCGTATCCCCCGCCTGCCGGAGCGCCGACATCCGCGCCGAACGGGCTGTTCGCCGTCGAATACCAGGTCATGCGGTTGCCGACCTTGCGCTTGTATGCGAGGGCTTCATCGATCGGACCCTGCGTCACGATGACGAAACGTGCGTCGTACGGCTTCAGGAACTCGAGGCGTGTGTACTGGGAGGTGAACCCGGTGCAGCCGGAGCACTGCCATTCTTCGCCAGCGAACCACATGTGGTTGTACACGATGAGCTGGGCGGCGCCCTCGAACACGTCGACCAGGCGCACCGGTCCGTTCTCACCGTCGAGCGTGTAGTCGGGCATGCGCACCATGGGGAGGCGCCGTCGTTGCGCGGCGATCGCATCCAGTTCTCTGGTGGCCGCCTTCTCACGCGCTCGCAGGGCGTCGAGCTCGTGCTGCCAGGCCTGCCGGTCGACCACGGGCGGTAGCGCTGTCATGTCGCTCTCCTTCGTTCGGTCTTCGGGCCACCGTAACAAGGAGGGACGACGGCCTCGGCTCAGCGATCGGCGAGAGAGCCGGCGATGCCGCCGACGTTGAAGAAGCGGTGCAGCACGCCGAACAGCACCAGAGGCGGCAGCACGATCACCAGGATGAGCCCCGGCGTGCGTGCGGATTGCAAGCCGATCGGAAGCGTGTAGAGCGCGTTCGACTTGATGAAGACGAGCGCGACGATGTAGTCGTTCCACGTGAGGAGAAAGCTGTAGATCGCGGCGGAGACGATGCCGGGCCACGACCCGGGGAGCACGATGCGCACGAAGCTGCCGAACACGCTGCAGCCGTCGAGCCAGGCCGACTCCTCGAGCCGAACGGGAACGCTGTCGATCGTGGCGGTGAGCATCCAGATCGCCACGGCCAGCGACAGGCCGATGTAGACGAGGGTGATGCCGCCGAGCGAGTCGACGAGACCGGCCCCGGCGAAGAGCACGAAGAGCGGGATGACGAGCACGACGACGGGCAGCGACTGCACGACGAACAGCACGAGCGAGTATCCGGCGACGAATCTGCCGCGAGCCCTGGAGAGCGCATAGGCCGCGGGCGCGCCCACGGCGATCGCGACGACTGTCGTGGCGATCGAGACGAGAAGACTGTTGCCCAGCCACTGCAACGCCGGAGTGAACCGGAAGGTCGCGACGAGTCCGGCGAGCGGGCCGCCAGGTCCGGCGGATCCGGGTGCGCCCGGCACGAAGGCCGCGGTCAGCGTCGGAAGCAGAGGGCTGACGACCAGCGCGGTGATCGCGATGAGGGCGAGCGTGCGAGCCGCCATGGCGATCACCGCACGCGCCCTCAGGGTCACGCCGCCGTCTGGGTCTCTGGCGCCGCCACGGATTCCTCGGCACGTGCCGCCGCGAGGTGCACGCCGGGCAGCATGCCCGGGTTGACGTCGAGCAGCACGCGCAGCGCGCCGACCCACACCATCGCCGCGAGCAGCAGATGGATCACGACGAGCGCGTCGGGCAGCGCGGTCAGGGCCTGGACGAGCCCGACGACCGCCTGCACCACGACGGCGGCCACGTACGTCACGGTGCGAAGCAGCGGTGTTCGGGCACGGGATCGCCACAGCACGACGGCGAGCACGATCGCGACGAGCAACGTGACAGTGCCGAGCACGCCGTGCACGATCGTGATGTCGATCCAGTCGAACGCCATGCGCGGCACATCGGCGGAGTCGCCGGAGTGCGGGCCCGAACCCGACACGAGCGTTCCGACCGCGATCAGCACGGCGGTGAGGGTGACGAGCACCCAGCTCAGCGCCTTGGCCGGAGCCGTGATCGCGCGCACGGCATCCGCCGACACCGGTTTCTCGTGCACGCGGTGCCACGTGAGCGTCGTGGTGGTGAGCAGGCCCATCGCCATGAGGAAGTGGAAGGCGACGACGTACGGGTTGAGGCCCGTCCACACGCTGATGCCGCCCGCGATGGCGTTCGCGACCACGAGCCAGAACTGCGACCACGCCAGCCTCGTGATGCTGCGCACTCGCGGCTTCTGCAACCGGGCCGCGATGATCGTCCACGCGACGGTGATGCTCAGCAGCACGGTCAGCATGCGGTTGGAGAACTCGATGACGGCGTGGATGCCCATGGCCGGCGTCGGTGCGAGCGAGGTCGTGTCGCACGTGGGCCACGTCGGGCAGCCGAGCCCCGATCCGGTCACGCGCACGATGCCGCCGCCCACCACGATGAGGATGCTCACCACGAGGGAGGCGGTCGCCGCCCACCGCAGGGAGCGGGGCGAGAGGGTGTAGCGGTCGGCGAGCCAGCCGAGCGGAGTCTGGATCGTCACGGTCAGAACGGCAGCAGCGGGTCGACGGCGATGGCCACGAACAGCAGCGAAAGATACGTGATCGAGCCGTGGAAGACGCGCATGGGCGAGGGGTTCTCGTGCCGGATGGCGAGGGAGTAGAGGCGGTGCGTCTCGTAGACGAACCACACGCCGGCAGCCAGGGCGGTGAGCGTGTAGACCAGGCCCATGTGCGCGACCGGGATGAGCAGCAGCGAGCAGGCGACGGTCGCCCACGCGTAGAGGATGACCTGCAGGCCGACGGCCGCACGGCCGCGGGTGACGCCCAGCATCGGCACGCCGACCGACTTGTAGTCGTCGCGGTAGCGCATCGACAGCGGCCAGTAGTGCGGGGGCGTCCACAGGAACACGACGCCGAACAGGATGAATGGCGTCCAGCTCAGGGATTCGGTGACCGCAGCCCATCCGATGAGCACGGGGAAGCATCCGGCGATACCACCCCAGATGATGTTCTGCTGCGTGCGGCGCTTGAGCCACAGCGTGTAGATGAGCACGTAGAAGAGGATCGCGGTGACCGACAGTGCCGCGGCGAGCCAGTTGGTCGTGAGGTAGAGCCACACCGTGGAGACCACGGCCAGTGTCCAGGAGAAGACGAGGGCCTCGCGCGGCGTCAGCTCGCCGGTGACGAGAGGACGCTTCTTGGTGCGCGCCATGATCTTGTCGATGTCACGGTCGATGTAGCAGTTGAAGGCCGCGGCAGACCCCGCGCTCATGGCGCCGCCGATGACCGTCGCGACGACGAGCCACAGATTCGGCACACCGCCGGCTGCGAGGAACATCACCGGAATGGTGGTGACGAGCAGCAACTCCATCACGCGCGGCTTCGTCAACGCGACGTAGGCGGCGAACTTGCGCCGGAATCCGATCCTGGCCGGTATCGGCCGGCTCTCAGCGGCTACGTCCATTACTCCTCTTCGCCTCGTGACACTCGACGACATTCGAGTCTATCGCTCGTTCGCGCCCTGGAAGACCGGGCGGGAGGACGGTCGCGAGCGTGCGATGCAGGCGGCCCGAAGCGGTTCCTCCCCCGTGGCATCCGCGGTCGCACGGTTTGTGGGGACGCCACAGCGGCGGCAGGCTTCCGCCCGCTGGATTCTGGCGATCTCCCTATACTTGTCAGTGCTCGCCTGTCGGTGCACACGTATGCCCGGCGCCCGTTGATCGGACGCCAGACTTCCCGTGTGCACGGGTGCCGAAGACGTCCGGGCGCGCACTACCACCACAGGTGCGGGGTCCTGATGCGGCCCCTCGTTCGCACCGACGAATACGAGAAGGGTCAGTCTCAAGTGGCAGCTCTGCAGTGGGATCCCATTGACAACAAGGCAGTCGACACCGCTCGCATCCTGGCGGCGGACGCCGTGGAGAAAGTGGGCAACGGGCATCCCGGCACGGCGATGAGCCTCGCCCCTGCCGCCTACCTCTTGTTCCAGCGCGTGATGCGTCGCGACCCGAAGGACCAGCACTGGCTCGGCCGTGACCGCTTCATCCTGTCGGCGGGCCACAGCTCGCTGACGCAGTACGTGCAGCTCTATCTGGGCGGCTACGGGCTCGAGCTCGACGACCTCAAGGCGCTGCGCACCTGGGGCTCGCTCACGCCGGGCCACCCCGAATACCGCCACACCGACGGCGTCGAGATCACGACAGGGCCGCTCGGCCAGGGATTGTCGTCGGCCGTCGGCTTCGCCTACGCCAGTCGCTACGAGCGCGGTCTGTTCGACCCGGAAGCCGACGCGGGCACCAGCCCCTTCGACCACTTCGTCTACGTGATCGCCAGCGACGGCGATCTTGAGGAGGGCATCACCTCCGAGGCGTCGTCGCTCGCCGGCCACCAGGAACTCGGCAACCTCGTCGTCATCTACGACAGCAACCAGATCTCCATCGAGGACGACACGAACATCGCCTTCACCGAAGACGTGAAGCAGCGCTACGAGGCGTACCACTGGCACGTGCAGGTCGTCGACTGGAAGAAGACCGGCCAGTACGTCGAAGACGTGCAGGAGCTGTTCGACGCCATCGAGACCGCCAAGGCGGTCTCCGACAAGCCGTCGCTGATCATCTTGAAGACCATCATCGGATGGCCGAGCCCGAAGAAGCAGAACACCGGCAAGATCCACGGTTCCGCGCTCGGCGCCGACGAGTTGCGCGCGGTCAAGGAGGTGCTCGGCTTCGACCCGGAGCAGACCTTCGAGGTCGCCGAGGAGGTCATCGAGCACACCCGCAAGGCCATCGAGCGCGGCGCCGACGAGCGCGCGCAGTGGCAGGTCGGGTTCGACGCGTGGGCCGCGGCGAACCCGGAGCGCAAGGCGCTGCTCGACCGGCTGCTGACCGGGGAGCTGCCCGACGGCGTCGAGTCCGCTCTTCCGGCCTTCGAGGCGGGCAAGGATGTCTCCACCCGCGCCGCGAGCGGCAAGGTGCTGAACGCGATCGCCCCCGTGGTTCCCGAGCTGTGGGGCGGATCGGCCGACCTCGCCGAGTCGAACAACACGACCATCGAGGGGGCGGCATCCTTCGTTCCGACCGAGCGCTCCACGCACGAGTGGTCGGGCAACCCGTACGGCCGTGTTCTGCACTTCGGCATTCGCGAGCACGCGATGGCCGCCATCCTCAACGGCATCGTGCTGCACGGACCGACCCGTCCCTTCGGCGGCACCTTCCTCATCTTCAGCGACTACCAGCGCCCGGCGCTGCGCCTTGCCGCACTGATGAACGTCCCGTCGATCTTCGTCTGGACGCACGACTCCGTCGCGCTCGGCGAGGACGGTCCGACGCACCAGCCGATCGAGCAGCTGACCACGCTGCGTCTCATCCCGAACTTCACCGTGGTGCGTCCCGGCGACGCGAACGAGGTGGCCTACGCGTGGCTCGAGCTCCTGAAGCGCCGCGGCGGCCCAGCGGGCATCGCGCTCACCAGGCAGAACATCCCGGTGTTCGAGCGCGGAGACGGCGAGGCGTCCGGCGACACCTTCGCGTCGGCCGCCAACGTGTCCAAGGGTGCGTACGTGCTCGCCGATGCAGCGAACGGCTCCCCCGACGTCATCATCATCGCCACCGGTTCCGAGGTGCAGCTCGCGGTGAACGCGCGCGAGGCGCTGAAGGCCGACGGCGTGAACGCTCGCGTCGTCTCGGCACCGAGCCTCGAGTGGTTCGAGGAGCAGAGCGCGGAGTACAAGGAGTCGGTGCTGCCGGCATCCGTCACCGCCCGTGTCTCGGTCGAGGCCGGTCGCGCCCTCGGCTGGCGCCCCTACATCGGCGACAAGGGCCGCAGCGTGTCGATCGAGCACTTCGGCGCCTCCGCCGACTACAAGACGTTGTTCGAGAAGTTCGGCATCACGACCGACGCGGTCATCGCCGCAGCCAAGGAGTCGATCGCCGCTCAGTAGCGAGCGATCGAGTGAAGACGAAGAGAAGAAGAGGCGAAAGAAACATGACCGAATCCAGCACCGCGAAACTCGCCGCCGAGGGCGTGAGCATCTGGCTCGACGACCTGTCGCGCGAGCTCGTCGGCTCCGGCAAGCTGCAGAACCTGATCGACACCCGCAACGTCGTCGGCGTCACCTCCAACCCGACGATCTTCGCCAACGCGCTGTCGAACGGCGAGGCGTACGACGAGCAGGTGCGCGCGCTCGCTGCGGCGGGCAAAGACGTGCATGAGGCCGTCTTCGAGATCACCACGACGGACGTGCGCAACGCTGCCGACGTGTTCGCCCCCGTATATGAGACGTCGGGCGGCACCGACGGCCGGGTCTCGATCGAGGTCGAGCCGGGTCTCGCGCACGACGCGGCCGGAACCATCGCTCAGGCCAAGCAGTTGTGGGCCAAGGTCGACAAGCCCAACGCCATGATCAAGATCCCCGCCACGGCAGAGGGACTCGAAGCCATCGCGGCCGCGACCGCGGTGGGCATCAGCGTCAACGTCACGCTGATCTTCGGGCTCGAGCGCTACCGGGAGGTGATCAACGCCTACCTGACCGGACTGGAACAGGCGAAGGCGGCGGGCATCGACCTGTCGGGCATCCGTTCGGTGGCCTCGTTCTTCGTCTCGCGCGTCGACACCGAGATCGACAAGCGGCTGACCGCGATCGGCACGCAGGAGGCGCTCGCGCTCAAGGGCAAGGCCGCTGTCGCCAACGCCCGCCTCGCCTACCAGGTCTTCGAGCAGGCGTTCGACTCCGAGCGGGCGAAGGTGCTGCTGGCCGCAGGCGCCAACAAGCAGCGACCGCTGTGGGCGTCGACCGGCGTCAAGGACCCGTCCTACCCCGACACGCTTTACGTGACCACTCTCGTCGCCCCCGACGAGGTGAACACGATGCCGGAGAAGACGCTCGAGGCGACGTTCGACCACGGCGAGGTCACCGGCAACACCATCGAGGGCACCTACGATGAGTCGAACGCCGTGCTCGACGCCATCGCGGCGCAGGGCATCTCGTACGACGAGGTGACGCAGCTGCTCGAAGACGAGGGCGTGGAGAAGTTCATCGTCTCGTGGGGCGAACTGCTCGACACGGTGTCCCAGGCGCTCTCGCAGGCGTCCGCGGCGGAGACCGCGCGGTGAGCTTCAAGATCCATGTCTCCGGCGCGGCGGAGGCGGCGGTCGGGCGGCACGTCCCCGTGCTCGTGAAAGACCTCGTCGCCTCCGGCATCACCGCGCAGGATCCCGCGCTGTGGGGGGCGGATGCCGAGGCGGAGGCATCCATTCGGCTCGGCTGGACCGAGGCTGTCGCCCTCTCGCGGCCGCTCGTCCCGCAGATCGTCGAGCTGCGTGAGAAGCACCTCGCGGCCGGCCTCGACCACATCGTTCTCAGCGGGATGGGCGGCTCGTCGCTCGCCCCTGAGGTCATCACGAGAACCGGCAACCTCGAGCTGACCATCCTCGACACGACCGACCCCGGCCAGGTGCTCGCCGCCGTGAACGACAGGCTCGCGTCGAGCGTGCTGGTCGTCTCGTCGAAGTCCGGCTCCACCGTCGAGACGGACAGCCACCGGCGCACGTACGAAAAGGCGTTCCGCGACGCAGGCATCGACCCGGCGGAGCGCATCGTCGTCGTCACCGATCCGGGATCGCCGCTGGATGCCTCGGCGCGCGAGGCCGGCTACACCGTCTTCAACGCAGATCCCAACGTGGGCGGCCGATATTCGGCTCTCACGGCCTTCGGCCTGGTGCCCGCCGGTCTCGCCGGCTTCGACATCGAAGAGCTGCTCGAAGAGGCGGAGACCATCTCGCTGGAGCTGGCGATCGACGACGAGACCAACCCGGGGCTGATCCTCGGTGCTGCGATCGCCGGCACCGATCCGCTGCGCGACAAGCTCGGCATCATCGCCGACGGCACGCACATCGTGGGATTCGCGGACTGGGCGGAACAGCTCATCGCCGAGTCGACGGGCAAGCAGGGCAAGGGCCTGCTGCCCGTCGTGCTCGACGTGGTCTCCCCGGAGCTCGACGAGAGCCTGCCCGACCTGCAGATCGTGCGACTCGTCGACAATGCGACAGCTCACCACCTGCTGCCTGCCGACCGGCACGAGGGCGAGATCCTCGTCTCCGGCACGCTCGGCGCGATGTTCCTCGTCTGGGAGTACGCGGTCGCGGTGGCCGGACGTCTGCTCGGGATCGATCCGTTCGATCAGCCCGACGTGGAGTCCGCGAAGGCCGCGACGCGTGGACTGCTCGACGCCCGACCCGAACCCGTCGCTCCGGCCTTCACCGACGCCGGCATCGAGGTGCGCGGCGACTCGGGACTGCTCGTCGACGTCTCAACCGTCGACGATGCCCTCGGCGCGCTGCTGGCGCAGCTGCCCGCCGATGGGTACGTCGCCGTTCAGGCGTACGCCGACCGCGTCGAGCTGCCGCAGCTCGCCGGCATCCGCGATCTGCTCGCCGCTCGCGCGAAGCGTCCCGTCACGTTCGGCTGGGGTCCCCGGTTCTTGCATTCGACGGGACAGTTCCACAAGGGCGGACCCGCTGTCGGCGTGTTCCTGCAGATTCTCACGCAGGAGCCTGCGGACCTGCAGGTTCCCGACCGTCCGTCCACTTTCGGCCAGCTCATCAGCGCTCAGGCCGCAGGGGGACGCCGCGGTGCTCGCCGAGCACGGCCGTCCCGTTCTCACGCTCACGCTGACCGAACCGTACGCGAACATCGAGACGCTGTTCGGCGACGTCGACGACTGACCTGACACGAGGAGACACATGTCACCGGTGGAGATCACCGCGGAACACAATCCGCTGCGAGTGCCGGAAGACCGCCGGCTCAATCGCATCGCCGGGCCGAGCAGCCTCATCATCTTCGGCGTGACGGGCGACCTGTCGCGCAAGAAGCTGATGCCGGCCGTCTACGACCTGGCCAACCGGGGGCTTCTGCCTCCCGGATTCGCGCTCGTCGGGTTCGCCCGCCGCGACTGGGAGGACGAGGACTTCGAGAAGGTCGTCTACGACGCCGTCAAGGAGCACGCCCGCACGGAGTTCAGAGACGAGGTGTGGCGGCAGCTCGCCCAGGGCATCCGTTTCGTCTCGGGCGAGTTCGACGACGACGAGGCGTTCGAACGGCTCAAGAAGACCGTCGACGAGCTCGACCGCGATCGCGGAACGATGGGCAACCACGCCTTCTACCTGTCGATTCCGCCGAAGGCGTTCCCGTTGGTCACCGAGCAGCTGCGTCGTTCGGGACTGGCCGAACAGGCGAAGGGCTGGCGCCGGGTCGTCATCGAGAAGCCGTTCGGCAGCGACCTGCAGACCGCCCGCGAGCTCAACAAGGTGGTCGAGTCGGTGTTCCCGGCGGACTCGGTGTTCCGCATCGACCACTACCTCGGCAAGGAGACGGTGCAGAACATCCTTGCGCTGCGCTTCGCCAATGAGCTGTACGAGCCGATCTGGAACGCGAACTACGTCGACCACGTGCAGATCACGATGGCCGAGGACATCGGCGTCGGGGGCCGTGCCGGGTACTACGACGGCATCGGCGCCGCGCGCGACGTCATCCAGAACCATCTGCTCCAGCTCCTCGCCCTCACCGCCATGGAAGAGCCGGTCTCGTTCGACGCCGCCGACCTGCGTGCCGAGAAGGAGAAGGTGCTCAAGGCTGTGCGGCTGCCGAAGGACCTCGCGACCGCGACGGCCCGCGGGCAGTACTCCAGCGGATGGCAGGGCGGCGAGAAGGTCGTCGGCTTCCTCGAGGAAGACGGCATGAACCCGCAGTCCACCACCGAGACGTACGCCGCCATCAAGCTCGACATCGGCACCCGCAGGTGGGCGGGCGTTCCGTTCTACCTGCGTGCCGGCAAGCGCCTCGGCCGCCGCGTCACGGAGATCGCCGTGGTGTTCAAGCGCGCGCCCCAGCAGCTCTTCGCGGAGAGCCAGACCTCGGCGCTCGGTCAGAACGCCCTGGTCATCAGGGTGCAGCCCGACGAGGGCGTCACGATCCGGTTCGGGTCGAAGGTGCCGGGCGCGGGCATGCAGGTGCGCGACGTGAGCATGGACTTCGGATACGGCCACGCCTTCACCGAGGCCAGCCCCGAAGCGTACGAGCGGCTCATCCTCGATGTGCTGCTGGGCGACCCTCCGCTGTTCCCGCGCCATGAGGAGGTGGAGCTCTCGTGGAAGATCCTCGACCCGATCGAGAAGTTCTGGGCATCGCACGGCGCACCCGAGCAGTACCGACCCGGAACGTGGGGCCCGGCATCCGCCGACGAGCTTCTTGCTCGCGACGGCCGCACCTGGCGACGGCCATGAACAGGAGAACACAGTGATCGTCGATCTGCCCGACACGACTACGAGCCAGGTCTCGAAGACCCTGATCAAGATCCGCGAGGAGGGCGGCGCCGTGGCCCTCGGCCGCGTGCTGACGCTGATCATCGCCACGCGGCTCGGTCAAGAAGAAGAGGTCATCGAGGCGGCGAACGAGGCCTCGCGCGAGCACCCGATGCGCGTCATCGTGGTCTCGACGGCCGCACCCGACCACCCGCACGCGGATGCCGGCAGCCGGCTCGACGCACAGATCAGGGTGGGCGGCGATGCCGGCGCGAGCGAGGTCATCGTGCTGCGCGCCTACGGCGAGACCGCCAGCGACGAGGAGGGTCTCGTCACGGCGCTGCTGCTGCCCGACGCGCCCGTCGTCGTCTGGTGGCCTGGGTCAGCGCCCGACGTCGTGTCCACCTCTGCGCTCGGCCGCATCGCCACCTGCCGCATCACCGACTCGTCGTCATCCGGCGACCCGCACGAGGCCCTTCTGCACCTCGCCGAGACATACGCGCCGGGCGACACCGACTTCGCGTGGACGAGGCTCACGCTGTGGCGGGCGCAGCTCGCCGCCGTGCTCGATCAGCCGCCATACGAGCCGATCGAGTCGGTCGAGGTGTCGGGTGCTCCCGATTCCCCGTCGACGGTGCTGCTCGCCGCCTGGCTGCGACTTCAGCTGGATGCCCCAGTGCAGCACGACCTGACGGCCCGCCAGCGCGGACTCAGCGGCATCCACGGGGTGCAGTTGAAGCGCGCCTCGGGCACCGTCGAGCTCGTTCGCGACATGCCCGACGTGGCGACGCTGTCCGAGCCGGGCCAGCCGACGCACGACCTGGCACTCCCCCGCCGCAATCTGCGTGATTGTCTGGCGGAGGAGCTCCGCAGGCTCGACCCCGACGAGCTGTACGGCCGTGTGCTGACGCAGGGCCTGCCGCTCCTGGAAGCGGAGGAACGGGGAGCGGCAGCACGATGAGCAACGAAC from Humibacter ginsenosidimutans harbors:
- the tkt gene encoding transketolase → MAALQWDPIDNKAVDTARILAADAVEKVGNGHPGTAMSLAPAAYLLFQRVMRRDPKDQHWLGRDRFILSAGHSSLTQYVQLYLGGYGLELDDLKALRTWGSLTPGHPEYRHTDGVEITTGPLGQGLSSAVGFAYASRYERGLFDPEADAGTSPFDHFVYVIASDGDLEEGITSEASSLAGHQELGNLVVIYDSNQISIEDDTNIAFTEDVKQRYEAYHWHVQVVDWKKTGQYVEDVQELFDAIETAKAVSDKPSLIILKTIIGWPSPKKQNTGKIHGSALGADELRAVKEVLGFDPEQTFEVAEEVIEHTRKAIERGADERAQWQVGFDAWAAANPERKALLDRLLTGELPDGVESALPAFEAGKDVSTRAASGKVLNAIAPVVPELWGGSADLAESNNTTIEGAASFVPTERSTHEWSGNPYGRVLHFGIREHAMAAILNGIVLHGPTRPFGGTFLIFSDYQRPALRLAALMNVPSIFVWTHDSVALGEDGPTHQPIEQLTTLRLIPNFTVVRPGDANEVAYAWLELLKRRGGPAGIALTRQNIPVFERGDGEASGDTFASAANVSKGAYVLADAANGSPDVIIIATGSEVQLAVNAREALKADGVNARVVSAPSLEWFEEQSAEYKESVLPASVTARVSVEAGRALGWRPYIGDKGRSVSIEHFGASADYKTLFEKFGITTDAVIAAAKESIAAQ
- a CDS encoding heme o synthase, which gives rise to MDVAAESRPIPARIGFRRKFAAYVALTKPRVMELLLVTTIPVMFLAAGGVPNLWLVVATVIGGAMSAGSAAAFNCYIDRDIDKIMARTKKRPLVTGELTPREALVFSWTLAVVSTVWLYLTTNWLAAALSVTAILFYVLIYTLWLKRRTQQNIIWGGIAGCFPVLIGWAAVTESLSWTPFILFGVVFLWTPPHYWPLSMRYRDDYKSVGVPMLGVTRGRAAVGLQVILYAWATVACSLLLIPVAHMGLVYTLTALAAGVWFVYETHRLYSLAIRHENPSPMRVFHGSITYLSLLFVAIAVDPLLPF
- the sufB gene encoding Fe-S cluster assembly protein SufB, coding for MSDVLIDRPELAGLGQYEFGWADSDVAGASARRGLSDEVVRDISALKNEPEWMLQRRLKALQLFQRKPMPTWGADLSEIDFDNIKYFVRSTEKQAQSWEDLPEDIRNTYEKLGIPEAERQRLVAGVAAQYESEVVYHQIREDLEAQGVIFLDTDTALKEHPEFFEEYYGTVIPAGDNKFASLNTAVWSGGSFVYVPKGVHVEIPLQAYFRINTENMGQFERTLIIADEDSYVHYIEGCTAPIYKSDSLHSAVVEIIVKKNARVRYTTIQNWSNNVYNLVTKRAIAHEGATMEWIDGNIGSKVTMKYPSIYLAGEHAKGETLSVAFAGPGQHQDAGAKMIHMAPHTQSSIVSKSIARGGGRAGYRGEVRVEKDAHHAANTVRCDALLVDTISRSDTYPAIDIRVDDVQLGHEATVSRVSEEQLFYLMSRGMPEDEAMAMIVRGFIEPIARELPMEYALELNKLIEMGMEGSVG
- a CDS encoding DUF899 domain-containing protein, producing the protein MTALPPVVDRQAWQHELDALRAREKAATRELDAIAAQRRRLPMVRMPDYTLDGENGPVRLVDVFEGAAQLIVYNHMWFAGEEWQCSGCTGFTSQYTRLEFLKPYDARFVIVTQGPIDEALAYKRKVGNRMTWYSTANSPFGADVGAPAGGGYAVNVFLRDGDDVYRTWHTDGRGTEQLAYTFPLIDLLPYGRREAWQDSPDGWPTGEPAGARWGSSRDIAQAYGPSDD
- a CDS encoding COX15/CtaA family protein, coding for MTIQTPLGWLADRYTLSPRSLRWAATASLVVSILIVVGGGIVRVTGSGLGCPTWPTCDTTSLAPTPAMGIHAVIEFSNRMLTVLLSITVAWTIIAARLQKPRVRSITRLAWSQFWLVVANAIAGGISVWTGLNPYVVAFHFLMAMGLLTTTTLTWHRVHEKPVSADAVRAITAPAKALSWVLVTLTAVLIAVGTLVSGSGPHSGDSADVPRMAFDWIDITIVHGVLGTVTLLVAIVLAVVLWRSRARTPLLRTVTYVAAVVVQAVVGLVQALTALPDALVVIHLLLAAMVWVGALRVLLDVNPGMLPGVHLAAARAEESVAAPETQTAA
- a CDS encoding carbohydrate ABC transporter permease — encoded protein: MAARTLALIAITALVVSPLLPTLTAAFVPGAPGSAGPGGPLAGLVATFRFTPALQWLGNSLLVSIATTVVAIAVGAPAAYALSRARGRFVAGYSLVLFVVQSLPVVVLVIPLFVLFAGAGLVDSLGGITLVYIGLSLAVAIWMLTATIDSVPVRLEESAWLDGCSVFGSFVRIVLPGSWPGIVSAAIYSFLLTWNDYIVALVFIKSNALYTLPIGLQSARTPGLILVIVLPPLVLFGVLHRFFNVGGIAGSLADR